One segment of Cetobacterium ceti DNA contains the following:
- a CDS encoding DEAD/DEAH box helicase, whose translation MYRDEVGNFLLEKKGKVVYIASSNRNLEIYYENVKNLGMENIVKVDDLLEEDDFYRINYKLLDTLDKKEFLILISVEGLLKKYSKEKSILELRLGKNLPMKEIEKILLESGYSKNYMVEKRMEFSIRGDIMDIFPPSGDNPVRLEFFGDEIDRMGYFSLDTQKTVEKSDSLHMYINKNNKNSMDFFQLLYSYKQKYKIFVENIELIKYKMETGILREREREGEIKELFSKVENEGKHLEVIKSETSRSPMKKDFSKEGVKYEKLSQILEGDYIIHEKYGVGIYLGIEKIDNGEYLKIKYADEDKLFVPIEGLNRIERYVCEPGITPSIYNLGTRGFKRRREKLEKEMLEFAKEIIEVQARRKTVMGYAFGKDTIWQEEFEEKFPYRETRDQRTAIHMVKRDMESPKVMDRIVCGDVGYGKTEVAIRATFKSVMDGKQVLIMAPTTVLAQQHYERFKKRFEDYPITMELLSRIKNDREQEEVLKGLKSGSIDVVIGTHRLLSEDVKFNDLGLIVLDEEQKFGVKAKEKLKKIRDRVDILTLTATPIPRTLNLALLGIRDISIIETAPEGRIPVETQFIERDKKVIREKILEEVGREGQIFYIYNVVKNMEEKVEELRGLLPKYISVDYIHGKMSAQRIKKVLDDFEDGEIDILVASTIIENGIDIENANSIFIEGIDKLGLSQVYQLRGRVGRGKVKGYCYIILDEEKSKGKKVKMREESLKELSENGGGGFQLSLEDMKIRGAGEILGEKQHGALEIFGYNLYMKLLQEEIKKVAGEVKVERELRVDLDEEAYIPDDYIEKDEKLIIYRRAMDMDEVKDIKNLELELRDRFGEVPEPVKNLFRYLRVKILGKEALTEIIEKRENKYFIKFYNESVKFEKLYSMIELGEIKYSKKENGIYLEKRDIEEFLYEYLK comes from the coding sequence ATTTAGAGATATATTATGAAAATGTTAAAAATTTAGGAATGGAAAATATAGTAAAAGTGGATGATCTCCTTGAGGAAGATGATTTTTATAGAATTAATTATAAGTTACTAGATACTTTGGATAAAAAGGAGTTTTTAATACTTATTTCTGTAGAGGGACTTTTGAAAAAGTATTCCAAGGAAAAGAGCATTTTAGAACTTAGATTGGGAAAAAATCTTCCTATGAAGGAGATAGAAAAGATTCTTTTGGAAAGTGGATATAGTAAAAACTATATGGTGGAAAAAAGAATGGAGTTCTCAATTAGAGGGGATATTATGGATATATTTCCCCCTAGTGGAGATAATCCAGTGAGGTTAGAATTCTTTGGTGATGAAATTGATAGAATGGGATATTTTTCACTAGATACACAAAAAACTGTAGAGAAATCAGATAGTTTACATATGTATATAAACAAAAATAATAAAAATAGTATGGATTTTTTTCAACTGCTATATTCATATAAACAGAAATATAAAATTTTTGTGGAAAATATAGAACTTATAAAATATAAAATGGAAACGGGTATTTTAAGAGAGAGAGAAAGGGAAGGGGAGATAAAGGAGCTTTTCTCTAAGGTTGAAAATGAGGGAAAACATTTAGAAGTTATAAAATCAGAAACCTCACGAAGTCCTATGAAAAAGGATTTTTCCAAGGAGGGAGTTAAATATGAAAAACTTTCTCAAATTTTAGAGGGAGATTATATTATCCATGAAAAATATGGTGTGGGAATATATTTAGGAATTGAAAAAATAGATAATGGAGAATATTTAAAGATTAAGTATGCTGATGAGGATAAACTTTTTGTTCCCATTGAAGGATTAAATAGAATAGAGAGATATGTGTGTGAACCAGGAATAACTCCTAGTATATATAACTTAGGAACTAGAGGATTTAAAAGACGTAGGGAAAAGTTAGAAAAGGAGATGTTAGAGTTTGCCAAGGAGATAATAGAGGTTCAAGCTAGAAGGAAAACTGTAATGGGATATGCCTTTGGAAAGGATACCATTTGGCAAGAGGAGTTTGAGGAAAAGTTTCCCTATAGAGAAACAAGGGATCAAAGAACAGCAATTCATATGGTAAAAAGAGATATGGAATCTCCTAAGGTTATGGATAGAATTGTTTGTGGAGATGTGGGATATGGTAAAACTGAGGTAGCCATAAGAGCCACCTTTAAAAGTGTAATGGATGGAAAACAGGTGCTTATTATGGCTCCTACAACTGTGCTAGCTCAGCAACACTATGAAAGATTTAAAAAGAGATTTGAAGATTACCCTATAACCATGGAACTTTTAAGCAGAATAAAAAATGATAGAGAACAGGAAGAGGTTTTAAAGGGTTTAAAAAGTGGAAGTATAGATGTGGTTATAGGAACCCATAGACTTTTATCTGAGGATGTTAAATTTAATGATTTAGGTTTAATAGTTTTAGATGAGGAACAAAAATTTGGAGTAAAGGCCAAGGAAAAATTAAAAAAAATTAGAGATAGAGTGGATATACTTACATTGACTGCAACACCTATACCTAGAACTTTAAATTTAGCTCTTTTGGGAATTAGGGATATTTCAATTATAGAGACAGCCCCAGAGGGAAGAATTCCTGTGGAAACCCAATTTATAGAAAGGGATAAAAAAGTTATAAGGGAAAAGATTTTAGAGGAAGTTGGAAGAGAGGGACAGATTTTTTATATATACAATGTGGTTAAAAATATGGAGGAGAAAGTAGAGGAGCTAAGAGGTCTACTTCCAAAATATATAAGTGTAGATTATATTCATGGAAAAATGAGTGCCCAAAGGATTAAAAAGGTTTTAGATGATTTTGAAGATGGAGAGATAGATATTTTAGTTGCCTCAACTATAATTGAAAATGGGATTGATATTGAAAATGCTAACTCTATTTTTATAGAGGGTATAGATAAACTAGGTCTTTCTCAAGTTTATCAATTGAGAGGAAGAGTTGGAAGAGGGAAGGTAAAAGGGTATTGCTATATTATTTTAGATGAGGAAAAGAGTAAGGGTAAAAAAGTTAAAATGCGTGAGGAATCCCTAAAGGAATTAAGTGAAAATGGGGGAGGAGGATTTCAACTTTCCCTAGAAGATATGAAAATAAGAGGTGCTGGAGAGATATTAGGAGAGAAACAGCATGGAGCCTTGGAAATTTTTGGGTATAATCTTTATATGAAGCTTCTTCAAGAGGAGATAAAAAAAGTTGCAGGGGAAGTGAAAGTTGAAAGGGAGTTAAGGGTGGATTTAGATGAGGAAGCCTATATTCCCGATGACTATATAGAAAAGGATGAAAAACTTATTATATACAGAAGAGCTATGGATATGGATGAGGTTAAGGATATTAAAAATTTAGAACTTGAATTAAGAGATAGATTTGGAGAGGTTCCTGAACCTGTAAAAAATTTATTTAGATATTTAAGAGTTAAAATTTTAGGAAAAGAGGCCTTGACTGAAATTATTGAAAAAAGAGAGAATAAATATTTTATAAAATTTTATAATGAATCTGTAAAATTTGAAAAATTATACAGTATGATAGAATTAGGAGAGATAAAATATTCTAAAAAGGAGAATGGTATCTACTTGGAAAAAAGGGATATAGAGGAGTTCCTTTATGAATATTTGAAGTAG
- a CDS encoding RNA-binding S4 domain-containing protein, which produces MRLDKFLKVTRIIKRRPVAKIVVDGGKAKLNGKVAKASTEVKVGMELELEYYNRYFKFRILEVPEGNVPKGRTSELVEVLDSRGIEVNLDGEGDLFDE; this is translated from the coding sequence ATGAGATTAGATAAGTTTTTAAAGGTGACAAGAATTATTAAAAGAAGACCAGTTGCAAAAATTGTTGTAGATGGAGGAAAGGCAAAATTAAATGGCAAGGTTGCTAAGGCTAGTACTGAGGTAAAAGTTGGCATGGAATTAGAGCTTGAATACTACAATAGATATTTTAAGTTTCGTATTTTAGAAGTACCTGAAGGGAATGTACCAAAGGGAAGAACTTCTGAATTGGTAGAAGTTTTAGATAGTCGTGGAATAGAGGTTAACTTAGATGGTGAAGGAGACCTATTTGATGAGTAA
- the ispE gene encoding 4-(cytidine 5'-diphospho)-2-C-methyl-D-erythritol kinase: MSNKIIAANGKINIGLNITGKLPNGYHLLDMIMAPISLADFLHIKFHEEEGDLNITSNLKNIPLGPENIVYKVYEKFYEKTGLKKRKVDLYLEKNVPSEAGLGGGSSDGAHFLKALNELHNYPLNLVELIELSKGVGADLPFFLVNKTARVQGIGEILERVENNLDCDIILLKPEFGVSTVAAYKNSSKIEKMKSANMNSILMGLRENSLELVKRGIENNLEEALLVDNENIIGFRKKLDSIGGLEFFMSGSGSAYFTFVKKGEGKTYLSKLEEKIKNCKFYLCSFL; this comes from the coding sequence ATGAGTAATAAAATCATAGCTGCCAATGGAAAAATAAATATAGGACTGAATATAACTGGAAAATTACCCAATGGGTATCATCTTTTAGATATGATAATGGCACCAATATCCCTGGCGGATTTTCTACATATTAAGTTTCATGAGGAAGAGGGAGATTTAAATATAACTTCAAATTTGAAGAATATTCCCCTTGGACCTGAAAATATAGTTTATAAGGTTTATGAAAAATTTTATGAAAAAACTGGGTTAAAAAAAAGGAAAGTGGACCTATACTTAGAAAAAAATGTACCAAGTGAAGCAGGATTAGGAGGGGGAAGTTCAGACGGAGCTCATTTTTTAAAAGCTTTAAACGAACTTCATAATTATCCGCTAAATTTGGTGGAGTTAATTGAACTAAGTAAGGGAGTAGGAGCTGATTTACCATTTTTTCTTGTAAATAAAACAGCAAGAGTACAGGGAATCGGAGAAATTTTAGAAAGGGTTGAAAACAATCTAGACTGTGATATTATCCTACTTAAGCCAGAATTTGGAGTGTCCACAGTGGCTGCCTATAAAAATTCAAGTAAAATTGAAAAAATGAAAAGTGCCAATATGAATAGTATTTTAATGGGGTTAAGAGAAAATAGCTTGGAATTGGTAAAGAGGGGAATTGAAAACAACTTAGAGGAAGCTCTACTTGTGGACAATGAAAATATTATTGGATTTAGGAAGAAACTAGATAGCATAGGGGGTCTGGAATTTTTCATGTCTGGTAGTGGAAGTGCTTACTTTACCTTTGTAAAAAAAGGTGAGGGTAAAACTTACCTTAGCAAGCTAGAAGAAAAAATAAAAAACTGTAAATTCTATCTTTGCAGTTTTCTATAA
- the mazG gene encoding nucleoside triphosphate pyrophosphohydrolase, whose product MKEFYRLVEIMEKLRGENGCPWDREQSIESLKPYLLEETYEVLEAMDMDREKLCDELGDLLLQIVFQSQIAKEEGTFNIGDVARAINEKLIRRHPHIFKSDVKVNSSEEVAINWERIKREEKAHEDRKSILDGIPKNMPPLMRAQKIQKKVAKVGFDWPNIDGVLDKVQEEIEELRVELKNKNRENIKNELGDLMFSLVNLSRSLEIDAQEALLKTINKFDKRFRYVESKCQLPGASLEEMDKLWEESKKR is encoded by the coding sequence ATGAAGGAATTTTATAGATTGGTAGAAATTATGGAAAAGCTCCGTGGGGAAAATGGATGTCCTTGGGATAGGGAGCAAAGTATAGAGAGTTTAAAACCCTATTTACTAGAGGAAACCTATGAAGTTTTAGAGGCTATGGATATGGATAGAGAAAAACTTTGTGATGAATTAGGAGATCTTTTATTACAAATTGTTTTCCAATCTCAAATAGCCAAGGAAGAGGGAACTTTTAATATAGGGGATGTGGCAAGGGCTATAAATGAAAAGCTAATAAGAAGACACCCCCATATTTTTAAAAGTGATGTAAAGGTAAATTCTAGTGAGGAAGTTGCCATTAACTGGGAAAGAATAAAAAGAGAGGAAAAGGCCCATGAAGATAGGAAATCTATTTTAGATGGGATACCTAAAAATATGCCACCTCTAATGAGAGCCCAAAAAATTCAGAAAAAAGTAGCCAAGGTTGGGTTTGATTGGCCAAATATAGATGGAGTTTTAGATAAGGTTCAAGAGGAGATAGAGGAATTAAGAGTTGAACTGAAAAATAAAAATAGGGAAAATATAAAAAACGAATTGGGAGACTTGATGTTTTCCCTTGTTAACCTAAGCAGAAGCTTAGAAATTGATGCCCAGGAGGCCTTATTAAAGACCATTAATAAATTCGATAAAAGATTTAGATATGTGGAGTCAAAGTGCCAATTACCTGGGGCTTCATTGGAAGAGATGGATAAACTTTGGGAAGAATCCAAAAAAAGATAG